The Nisaea sp. DNA segment ATCTGGGGTCGTCGAGCAAGTCCTCGCGCCCGACCGCCGTCAGGAATGCACGCACTTGCGGGTCGGTGTTTATGGTGAACGAGATCCAGCCGTCCGCGGTCTGAACGGGCTTGTTGTGCGGACTCAGTAAGCGTAGATCGCCCGGCGGCCCGACAGGCGGATCGAAACTCGCTTGTGCCAGATGCTCCTGCAGGACGAATGACGCCATCGTCTCGAACATCGGGATTTCGATACTGCTGCCTGCTCCGCTCGCACGGCGCTCCATAAGGGCGGCCATGATGGTGCCGGCGGCGATTTCTCCAACAACATGATCGCAGATCAGCATCGGGACGTAGGCAGGTGCACCATCACGGGCATAGGTCAGTCCAGCCATGCCGGTGGCTCCTTGGACGACACTGTCATAGGTCGGGAGGCCCGCATAGGGGCCGTCGGTTCCGTATCCGGCAATAAGGCAATGAACCTTGTCGGGATATCTGTCCCGGATGGTCGCGGCGTCGAGGCCGAGCCGCTCAAGGGCGTCCGGGCGGATATTGGCGATGATCACATCGGACGTCTGCACCAGCCGGTTCATGATTTCCCGGCTGGCCGGGTTCTTGAGGTCGAGGCAGATGTTGCGCTTGCCCCGGTTCAGGTGGAGGTAGGCCCCCGAATGCTGACCGGTCGGCGATGGCCCGCCGAGCCCGCGCATCAGGTCGCCTCCGGGACTTTCCACCTTTATGATTTCAGCGCCGTATTGGGCGAGCCGCCAGGTTGTTACCGGGCCGACGACGACGGTTGTCAGGTCGAGGATCCGAACGCCTTCGAGAGGAGCGAATGTCATTGGCATTCCAGCTTCATTTCGGCGGCTCTGAGACCATTGGTGGCAAAAGCGCTCAGGTGCCAGCCATCGGTTTCGTGGTTCGCCGCGAGTGTGATCGGGTTCCCGCAGAACAAAGGCGCGGTGTGCTTCACGGACAGTTTTCGGGGAATCAGCTTCAGGTCGTTTCTGACGAACTCGCTGAGCAACAGGGTCGTAAGCCCACCGTTGACGACGAGATCCGGATATCCCTCCACATCACGAGCGTAGGCCTTGTCGATGTGGATCTTGTGCGAATTGAAGCCGAGGGCGGAGTACTGGAACAGAAGGGTCTCGTCCGGGATGACGATTGTGTTTCGGTCGCCGCCGGGGATATCGGCATCGGGGACCTCAGCCGCGACCGTCTTTGCTCTGTCGCTTGCGGCTGCCTCCAGCAGGATATAGGTCGCTTCC contains these protein-coding regions:
- a CDS encoding CoA transferase yields the protein MTFAPLEGVRILDLTTVVVGPVTTWRLAQYGAEIIKVESPGGDLMRGLGGPSPTGQHSGAYLHLNRGKRNICLDLKNPASREIMNRLVQTSDVIIANIRPDALERLGLDAATIRDRYPDKVHCLIAGYGTDGPYAGLPTYDSVVQGATGMAGLTYARDGAPAYVPMLICDHVVGEIAAGTIMAALMERRASGAGSSIEIPMFETMASFVLQEHLAQASFDPPVGPPGDLRLLSPHNKPVQTADGWISFTINTDPQVRAFLTAVGREDLLDDPRFSSVAARAKHVAEWFEVRGAPLTHRTTDEWLRIFRKADIAVMPCHTLESLQADPHLNAVGLVQWEQHPAEGKSAALRSTIRVDGTYPSNRSSAQPRGYETRAILDELGFKHEEAETLIASGAAHTAPGARSK
- a CDS encoding FAS1-like dehydratase domain-containing protein, producing MSGTEEFQPIRRTEVCALGTARRIAAMLDLDPGRFREGDTLPRGWHFPMLAGETRRSELRGDGFPGLGVAIPDMGLSRLVLGGRRVTFLADIPIGAALQRTSKVSSLTRKEATSGPMAFVTVEHSLAVAQNGAPAIVEEATYILLEAAASDRAKTVAAEVPDADIPGGDRNTIVIPDETLLFQYSALGFNSHKIHIDKAYARDVEGYPDLVVNGGLTTLLLSEFVRNDLKLIPRKLSVKHTAPLFCGNPITLAANHETDGWHLSAFATNGLRAAEMKLECQ